A region of the Culex quinquefasciatus strain JHB chromosome 1, VPISU_Cqui_1.0_pri_paternal, whole genome shotgun sequence genome:
aataagcttttttctgtaatttagaaaaaagtgctcctgaatatttatttgctcatatgcctaggtggtgctctggtgcaccaaatgaaaaaggttgaaaaacacttaaaaccggtccaaactcacaatgttattcacaggggttcttgtccaaggttcaaatgatagcaaaacattttttgtttcataaaattttgtgtttggtaatttttacgggctttcgaaaatAGGTCTTATTTATgtccctaaaattggcccattattgtttacatttcacactgtaactttgcttgtgcttaaccaaatttgatgaaatttggggagatgttagtatacattctacatgaacacctgcaactgaaagcaccataaaaagttgtgtcagttccgagatatctgagttcaaagttttggtgctctggaataaccatgggcgggagagggttaatttcgctgccggtcaGTAGGGAGGAAAGCAATATCACCGTATGTGAAACGATAGGAAGACTTTTATTTCAACAAACAAGAACAAAGTTTCAACTCTCAACCACCTTACGCGCACTGTTGCGCTTCCTCGATCAGCTGTCCCATGTTGTAAATGTAGTCACGGGCAATGTCGTCGACGCTTTTGAACACGTCGCGACGCAGAGCGTTCATGAAGAGCTCGAACACCTCCAGCTGGTTGTCCAACGAAATGGCAACCAAGTCCACGAAAAAGGGTGTGCCCAGATACTGGAACGCCAAATCGGCCAGAATGTCCTGCAAACCTACCACCGCATTCCTTTGGGCGAGCTGTCCCAAAACGGTGCTCTGGAAGCCGCTGGAAACATCCTGGAACGCATCGATGTACGGACGGACGAGAATTCGTGAGTACAGTGCCAGCGATCCGTAGGCTCGCTCGGACACGACGCTCAGGTCACGGGCAGCTTGCGTAGCCCGACGGATCGCTTCGTCGTTCGACGCCACGATGCACGGGTTCTGGGTGTCCCCGATCACGTCCAGGGCATGCTCCAAAATGGCATCCTTGGCTTGCTGCTTCACGT
Encoded here:
- the LOC6042390 gene encoding uncharacterized protein LOC6042390, with product MVKLVIVAVVVCLQLAQSVPVAPVVKAVEPANEDTLARSVSGESSVLSEFDRLFNQLHYDIDYKLRIYRMNFSRSIKNLNAQFISRYGFVITDIQHVKQQAKDAILEHALDVIGDTQNPCIVASNDEAIRRATQAARDLSVVSERAYGSLALYSRILVRPYIDAFQDVSSGFQSTVLGQLAQRNAVVGLQDILADLAFQYLGTPFFVDLVAISLDNQLEVFELFMNALRRDVFKSVDDIARDYIYNMGQLIEEAQQCA